Part of the Arthrobacter sp. MMS18-M83 genome is shown below.
ATCGGACCTGGACGGCGCCCGGAAGGTAGCCGCCCGTCTCGAGGCCGGAACGGTCTGGATCAACAAGCACGGCGCCGTGGATCCGCGCATTCCGTTCGGCGGCGCCAAGCAGTCCGGCTACGGCCTCGAATTCGGCGTCGAAGGCCTCAAGGCGCTGGGCGTGCCACAGATCATCAACGGCTAGGCGGTGACGGAGGCGCGGCTGCAGGTGCGGAACTCCTGCGCCGTCGCCTCTGAATCTCCACGTAGGCCGTGACGAGGAGCAAGACAATCGCGGCAAACACCAAGACGACGGCACCGGGAACCGCAGCGCTCACCGGTATGAGCAAAACAGCGGTCACCACTGTGGGCACTGCCCAGGGCAGCACCGCCCGCAGTGGCTGGCCGTAACGAAGCGAGACGATCGCATTGCAACCATAGAAAAGAGCTAGACCGCCGCCCAGCGAGATCCCCGAACCGAGCGGCAAGTGCACATAGGGTGCCGGAATGGCGGTCGCGATCGCCCCGGCGATTGCTGTCACTCCCAGCACCAGGAGAAACGGCAGGAACAACGTGGTCTGGAGTATCCCTGCGAAGTCCGAGCGAGCCTGCAGGCGCTCGAGCCCCGCGGTGATGGTCCCGGTGCCATATTGGAAGAACGCCCAGCCAAGGAACGCAACAATGAGGAATCCGAGTGCTCCGACCGCTCCGGCGCCCGGACCCCAATCATCCGAAACCTCAGTGACGATCGTGAAGATCGATTCGCCGAGGACAATGATGACGAACAATCCAAGCCGTTCGGACGCGTGTTCGATATTGATACCGCCGATGCCGCGGTCAGGCCAAAGGCGCGCGCTAACCACCATCATGCCAACCTCGATGACGATGGCCGTCGCCCACAGGACGACGGCGACATGGAGTGGCAAGAAGGCCGCGATGAACCAAAGGACGGCCGTGCCGCCGTTGTAAATCCAAATGCGCCACGGGGTTTCAACTGAATTCCCTCGGTGTTGATACAACCACAAGACCAGCAGGACAACGCGTATGGCAGCATTGGCGAGCGAGAAGGCCCACGCCCGTTCTCCAAAAGCACCCGGTGCAGCCGCGGCCATGACGCTCGCCGCCGCCATGGCCGCGAGCATCGCGATACCCAGCGCCCGGGACGACAATCCGGGCAGGAGGTTGACTACGGACACAATGTTCACCCATGCCCACCAAGCCGGGAAGAAAAGCAGGACGTAGGTACCGAACTCGGCCCATCCGGGGTCGCCATGGATCCCGCGTGCGAGCTGCCCGACGAAAGCGACAAAGACGAGGTCGAAGAACAGCTCCATCCAGTGAACGCGGCGAGGGTCACGGGCCAGCTCGTGCGTCAACGCGCCAGAATCCGACGACTTATCCATCATTGACCAATGCTATTGCTGCGGGCCCGGAGACGGGCGAGTGCCACAGTGGCGTTTGGGGTTCGCCAAGCGCCGAGATAGTAGCATTTGTAATACAGGAATACTTTTGACGCGTGGAACGTCCTACGCGCGTGGAAAACATTTGGGGCGACAAAAAGTCATGGATTCGGAACCGATACAGCCAGAGGTAAATCCGCGGTTCAGCAACACGCGGAATGAGAATATCGAGCTTGCTCTCCAGCAACTCCGCGACGGCGGATTCACCCCCATTCAGCTGGATGAATTCCTGGAGACGCTGCGCCGCATGGAGGCCGACGATTTGATACTTGCACCCCTGACAAATGCCTTGCTCGCCATGAATGTCACGGTTCAGTGGCTGATGTAGCGACGGGTCAACTACCGTCCCGGGGATAGACTCGGTTCAAGCCCAACAACCGCCATTTGAGGAGCCCCATGCGCGCCACCATCATCCACGGCCCCGGCGACATCCGTGTCGAAGACCGCAGCTACCCAACGGTCCAGCTGCCCACCGACGTCATTGTCAAAGTCACTGCCTCCTGCGTCTGCGGATCGGACCTATGGCCGTACCGCGGCGTGAAGCCCACCCACAAGCCGTCCGCGATCGGGCATGAATTCATCGGCACCGTGGAGAGCGTCGGCGACGATGTCACCACCTTGGCGGTGGGCGACTTCGTGATCGCCCCGTTCGTGGTCAGCTGTGGCGCGTGCCCGCAATGCTTGGACGGAGTCACGGTGGCCTGCGACCATTTGGCCGGTTGGGGCGGCAAAGATGACAGCGGGCACGCGATCGACGGCGGCCAGGGCCAGGCGGTCCGGGTACCACTGGCGGACTCCACCCTCGTCAAGGTTCCCGGCGTCACGGAACCTGACGACGCACTCCGTGCCAGCTTGCTGACGCTGTCCGATGTCATGGCCACCGGCCATCACGCCGCCCTCGCGGCGAAGGTCGGGCCCGGCAGGACCGTCGTCGTCGTCGGGGACGGGGCGGTAGGGCTCTGCGGCGTGCTCGCAGCGAAGCGGCTCGGAGCCGAGCGAATCATCGCGATGTCCCGGCACGCCGACCGTCAGGCAATTGCCCTTGAGTTCGGAGCCACGGACATCGTCGCCGAGCGTGGCGAGGACGGCGTAGCCAAGGTCCGCGCGTTGCTGGGAGGCGTCTTGGCCGACTCCGTGCTGGAGTGCGTCGGGACCAAGGAATCCATGGAACAGGCACTGCACAGTGTCCGCCCGGGCGGGGCCCTCGGCTTTGTCGGTGTCCCGACAGGTGGAGCCGAAGCCCCGCTGCGCTACTTGTTTGACACGAACATCTCGATTGCGGGCGGAATGGCCCCGGCCCGCACGTATATCCCGGAACTGCTCGTGGACGTACTCGACGGCACGATCAATCCGGGCCGGGTCTTCGACACGGTGATGCCGCTCGAGGAAGCACCCGAGGCCTACCGCGCCATGGATGAACGGCGCGCCATCAAGGTTCTTCTGACCCCCTGACGGGCATGGGTTGAACCGGAAGATTCCTGCGAATGGCAGGGCTGTGGCGCGCGCACTGGAACGGCGGGAGAATCCATATACAAGGCTGGATGAACCCAAAGGAGTGAGCGATCATGATCACTGCTGCCCATGCGCGCGCGGTGGTTAACCAGGATGGATATCTGCCCATCGAGGATCATGGACTCATCGGCGACGGATCCACATGCGCCCTGGTAGGCCGGGACGGGGCAATCACGTGGCTCTGCCTGCCAGAGTTCGACAGTCCCCCGTTCCTGGCAGGAATACTCGACGCCGAGTCCGGGGGTCGTTTTGAAATAGCTCCGGTTCACACGGTGGGATCCTTCCAGCGCTACACCGAGGACTCCTGTGTGCTGGTCACCTCCCTCCTGTCCGACCGTGGCGTGCTCGAAGTGACGGACGGACTGACCCTGCGCGCCGGCGCCGACCTCTCGGAGCCGGTACCGGCTGGCCGTTCCGAGCTCCTCCGGCACGCCCGGGCCGTGGGTGGAGACGTCCCGCTCCGCATCAGCCTGATACCTAAGGCCGGCGTCACCTTTGATGCCCTGGCCACGGGCTGGAGGTTCGATTGGCGGCAAGACGGCGTCCAGGAAGTCTACCTATGGTCCTCGGTTGAGCTCGTGCCTGATGGGCGCGGCCTGTCTGCCGAGCTGACGCTTCGTGCGGGAGAAACGCTGACCATGGTCCTGCACTGGTCGGGGCGGTTCCGGCTCCGCCAGCACCCGGAGAGCAAGAAGCTCATCGACCAGACTGTTTATGCTTGGCGCCGCTGGGCTTCAAGCTTGGACTGCGAAGGCTCCCAAGCTGGGTTGATGAAACGCTCGGCTTTGACTCTGAAGATGTTGGACCATGCTGAAACGGGCGCCATCCTGGCTGCGGCCACGTCCTCCCTGCCTGAGTGGCCGGGAACGTCGCGGAACTGGGACTACCGGTACACGTGGGTGCGTGACGCGTCCTTCTCCAATTACGTCTTCAGGCGCATTGGCGACCCAAGCGATGCGGACGTATTCCTTGCCTGGGTCCTGACCAATGTCGAACGCGACGGCGTCCCGCACGTTATGTACGCTCTGGATGGGTCCCAACCACCTGATGAGGTGGAGGATCCACAATTGCGGGGATACCGAGGATCAGCCCCGGTCAGGTGGGGCAACGGCGCCCGCCACCAACTCCAGCACGATGTTTACGGCGAAATAGTCGATATCGCATACCAGTGGTCGGGCAGCGGCAGGCGGGTCGACGAGCGGCTCTGGGCCGCGCTGGTGCCCATCGTGGAAATGGCGATCAAGAAATGGCGGGTTCCGGACTCTGGTCCTTGGGAGATACGCGATAAGAGCCGGCCCTTCACCTATTCCGCCGCGTTGTGTTATGTCGCGATCGACAGGGCCATCCAGATCGGGCGCCGGGACGGACTTCCTTATCCCAAGCGCCGTTGGGAGGCAACTGCGCGCCAAATCCGGCAGGCTGCCCTGACTCAATCCTGGGATCCCCGGCGTCGCACCTTCACTGAAAATTTGGGCGGCAGCGGCGGCCTGGACGCGTCGTTGCTGACCCTTCCTGTCCGCAACGTCATTGATTTCGACGATCCGAGGATGGTTGCCACCACAAGAGCTATTGCCGCCGAGCTCGACGCCGGCAACGGCCTCTTGTTCCGCTACTTGCCAAGGATTTCCCCCGACGGGCTGCCGGGAAGCGAGGGCGCCTTCTTGCTCTGCAGCTTCTGGCTGGTAGATAACCTAGCCGGGCAGGGCCGGGTGGATGAGGCGCACGAACTCTACGAATCCCTCTGCAGCCGGGCAAATCCGCTGGGCCTGCTACCGGAACAGATCCACCCGGACACGGGAGAGTTCCTAGGAAACTTCCCGCAAGCGTTCAGCCATGTGGGGGTACTGGCAAGCGGCCTTCGCCTACTGAAAGCGGAGCGACGCGCTGCCAACGCCGGTTCCACCGCGGAGAACCAGACCTAGCTTCGAGGCGATGCACGATGCGTGCATGGTGGGTGCATGAACCCGGTCCAATCGCGACGGGGCCGCTTGTTTGGGGCGAAAGGCCCGATCCGGAACCGGGGCGACAGGAGCTACTCATCAATGTCCGAACCAGCGGTGTCTGCCGGACAGATCTCCATTTGGCCGAGGGTGACCTTGAGCCGCGCATGCCGGACGTAGTGCCCGGCCATGAAGTGGTGGGAATAGTCATTGACACGGGCAAAGGGTGCACCCGGTTCCAGCCGGGTGACAGGGTCGGGGTGGCCTGGCTCGGAGGAACATGCGGGACGTGCCAATATTGCCAGCGTGGCGAAGAGAATCTCTGCCTCTCCCCCACGTTCACCGGATGGGATAGAGACGGCGGCTATGCGGAAAAGCTGACCGTGTCCGAGGATTTCGCCTATGCCATTCCGGAGCAATTTCCGGACGAGCAAGCAGCACCGCTATTGTGCTCGGGCATCATCGGGTACCGCGCACTCAAACGCGCCGCCGTCCCACCGGGCGGCCTGCTGGGCATCTACGGTTTCGGAGGTTCGGCCCACCTCACAGCGCAAATGGCACGCCACCAAGGTGCGTCCGTCTGCGTGATGACACGCTCGGAATCGGCCCGTTCCCTGGCGCGCGAACTCGGGGCTGTGTTTGTTGGCGACTCATACGATTCCCCGCCGGACCCACTCGACTCGGCGATACTTTTCGCCCCCGTTGGGGATCTCGTCCCGGTGGCACTGAGGGCACTCGGCCGGGGTGGGACCCTCGCGATTGCGGGCATCCACCTGAGCGACATACCGTCCCTGAACTATTCCGCCGACCTCTTCTATGAGCGGCAGCTTCGCAGTGTTACCGCCAATACCCGCTCGGACGGCGAGGAATTCTGGTCGCTGGCGGCAGAGATTCCCCTCACTCCCACCACAACGGCATATCCCTTGGCGGAAGCCGATCGGGCGCTGCGGGACCTGGCCGGGGACCGTATCACTGGGTCTGCCGTCCTGAAGGCCTGAGCTGTGGATCTAGCCCCTGGATTCTGCGTGCGGATACATGAGAAGGGCAAGCGACCGGCGGGTCCGGTTGAGGTCCCGCCGGCCGGTGCTCCACTGTTTAGGTGTTGCAGCTGTTCAGGGTTGCGGCCGTTCAGTGCGAAGGGCTGACCATGTGATGCCGGTGTTCCTCGGTGCTCGGCTTGATCGCCGTCGCGGTGACGACGAGCGCCACCAGACCGGTGATCCAGGACGTCCAGGCGACTCCACCTTGCATAGCGTAGGAACCCATCCACGGAGAAAGGAAGAGCAGGGCGCCCAAGCCTGCCTGGACCCACTCCATGACCGGCGTTCCGGGCATGGCCAGATTGATGACGCCGCTGATGATCAGCAAAGCGCCGAACACGACCATCAGGGCAGCCGACGAACCGGCCGCCGTGGTCCAAATGACCGATAGAGCAGCATAGAGACCGGCAATAACCGTGACCCAATCCTGCCATCGCGTCCATTTCTTCATTGAAACCACCTCTGTGATGTGGACTGCGCCCCAGGACACCTTGGACGGCACCCCAAGGGGCTTCACTTGTTGACGGTGACCTCCCAGGAGGTACCGCCATCCGGTGCCGCGATGACCATCCGTACGCCCCAAGCCGACCCCAAGGTTCCGCTGTCATCGCCGCTCCGGTATTGATGTAACAAAATCCGCCCGCCACTCCTTCCCGGCGTCGCCGTCGTCGAAATCCCGCGGCGCACAAAGCCTTGCTAAGCGCAGACTTCCGGTCTACAACGTAGTCATAGAGCAACATCGACGAACATGCCCGGCGTCGCCGGCATGTTCGTCCAGAGAGGACCCCGTGATATCGAGTCGCTGGTCGTAAGAGTCGCCAGCCAGTTTAGCGCTGGCTTATCGACGTCCGTTGGTGAGAACCGCCGTGGCCTCCGGCGTGGACCTGCGTCCGGCGCCAACGCCCAGGTTCCGGCCCGACCCCGCCAGGTCGCCTGTTGTCGCAACCAACGGAAGGAATGAAATGTTAAACATG
Proteins encoded:
- a CDS encoding low temperature requirement protein A; protein product: MMDKSSDSGALTHELARDPRRVHWMELFFDLVFVAFVGQLARGIHGDPGWAEFGTYVLLFFPAWWAWVNIVSVVNLLPGLSSRALGIAMLAAMAAASVMAAAAPGAFGERAWAFSLANAAIRVVLLVLWLYQHRGNSVETPWRIWIYNGGTAVLWFIAAFLPLHVAVVLWATAIVIEVGMMVVSARLWPDRGIGGINIEHASERLGLFVIIVLGESIFTIVTEVSDDWGPGAGAVGALGFLIVAFLGWAFFQYGTGTITAGLERLQARSDFAGILQTTLFLPFLLVLGVTAIAGAIATAIPAPYVHLPLGSGISLGGGLALFYGCNAIVSLRYGQPLRAVLPWAVPTVVTAVLLIPVSAAVPGAVVLVFAAIVLLLVTAYVEIQRRRRRSSAPAAAPPSPPSR
- a CDS encoding zinc-dependent alcohol dehydrogenase family protein, translating into MRATIIHGPGDIRVEDRSYPTVQLPTDVIVKVTASCVCGSDLWPYRGVKPTHKPSAIGHEFIGTVESVGDDVTTLAVGDFVIAPFVVSCGACPQCLDGVTVACDHLAGWGGKDDSGHAIDGGQGQAVRVPLADSTLVKVPGVTEPDDALRASLLTLSDVMATGHHAALAAKVGPGRTVVVVGDGAVGLCGVLAAKRLGAERIIAMSRHADRQAIALEFGATDIVAERGEDGVAKVRALLGGVLADSVLECVGTKESMEQALHSVRPGGALGFVGVPTGGAEAPLRYLFDTNISIAGGMAPARTYIPELLVDVLDGTINPGRVFDTVMPLEEAPEAYRAMDERRAIKVLLTP
- a CDS encoding glycoside hydrolase family 15 protein — translated: MITAAHARAVVNQDGYLPIEDHGLIGDGSTCALVGRDGAITWLCLPEFDSPPFLAGILDAESGGRFEIAPVHTVGSFQRYTEDSCVLVTSLLSDRGVLEVTDGLTLRAGADLSEPVPAGRSELLRHARAVGGDVPLRISLIPKAGVTFDALATGWRFDWRQDGVQEVYLWSSVELVPDGRGLSAELTLRAGETLTMVLHWSGRFRLRQHPESKKLIDQTVYAWRRWASSLDCEGSQAGLMKRSALTLKMLDHAETGAILAAATSSLPEWPGTSRNWDYRYTWVRDASFSNYVFRRIGDPSDADVFLAWVLTNVERDGVPHVMYALDGSQPPDEVEDPQLRGYRGSAPVRWGNGARHQLQHDVYGEIVDIAYQWSGSGRRVDERLWAALVPIVEMAIKKWRVPDSGPWEIRDKSRPFTYSAALCYVAIDRAIQIGRRDGLPYPKRRWEATARQIRQAALTQSWDPRRRTFTENLGGSGGLDASLLTLPVRNVIDFDDPRMVATTRAIAAELDAGNGLLFRYLPRISPDGLPGSEGAFLLCSFWLVDNLAGQGRVDEAHELYESLCSRANPLGLLPEQIHPDTGEFLGNFPQAFSHVGVLASGLRLLKAERRAANAGSTAENQT
- a CDS encoding zinc-dependent alcohol dehydrogenase family protein — protein: MRAWWVHEPGPIATGPLVWGERPDPEPGRQELLINVRTSGVCRTDLHLAEGDLEPRMPDVVPGHEVVGIVIDTGKGCTRFQPGDRVGVAWLGGTCGTCQYCQRGEENLCLSPTFTGWDRDGGYAEKLTVSEDFAYAIPEQFPDEQAAPLLCSGIIGYRALKRAAVPPGGLLGIYGFGGSAHLTAQMARHQGASVCVMTRSESARSLARELGAVFVGDSYDSPPDPLDSAILFAPVGDLVPVALRALGRGGTLAIAGIHLSDIPSLNYSADLFYERQLRSVTANTRSDGEEFWSLAAEIPLTPTTTAYPLAEADRALRDLAGDRITGSAVLKA
- a CDS encoding SPW repeat protein: MKKWTRWQDWVTVIAGLYAALSVIWTTAAGSSAALMVVFGALLIISGVINLAMPGTPVMEWVQAGLGALLFLSPWMGSYAMQGGVAWTSWITGLVALVVTATAIKPSTEEHRHHMVSPSH